A window of the Pedobacter frigiditerrae genome harbors these coding sequences:
- a CDS encoding glycoside hydrolase family 5 protein gives MKALFKFVLIFFLPLSLSAQSNRFFNVKGKDIIAPNGKVIVLTGTNLGNWLIPEGYMFKFKDVGSPRMINQVFTELIGPDKTAAFWKKYLDNYITKEDIHYLKSTGMNSIRIPFHYKMFTTESYLGSNNPNRGFELMDKVIKWCKEENLPVILDMHCAPGGQTGDNIDDSDGYPFLFENPASQELTKSIWKRIALHYKDETTVIGYDLLNEPIAHYFDIKKLNPYLEPLYKSITAEVRKVDKNHLIFLGGAQWDSNFKIFNQPFDNKLVYTFHKYWTATTQDVIQDYLDFRDKYNVPIYVGETGENKDQWILEFRTLMEKHNISWHFWPYKKMDAKAGIVTFPIPENYNLIIKYADQPKNSFADLRKYAPTDRTVIEKALDHLLEQCKFSNCTTNDGYLKGLGLKTGKF, from the coding sequence ATGAAAGCTCTATTTAAATTTGTCCTTATATTTTTCTTGCCGTTATCACTTAGCGCACAAAGCAATCGTTTTTTTAATGTTAAAGGAAAGGATATCATCGCCCCTAATGGCAAAGTGATTGTGTTAACGGGAACCAATTTAGGCAACTGGCTAATCCCAGAGGGTTACATGTTTAAATTTAAGGATGTTGGCTCACCAAGAATGATTAACCAAGTTTTTACTGAACTGATTGGCCCAGATAAAACCGCAGCATTTTGGAAAAAATATTTAGATAACTATATCACAAAGGAAGATATTCATTATTTGAAATCTACTGGGATGAACTCAATTAGGATTCCTTTTCACTATAAAATGTTTACCACCGAGAGTTACCTAGGTTCTAACAACCCAAATCGTGGATTTGAATTAATGGACAAAGTAATTAAGTGGTGCAAGGAAGAGAATTTGCCTGTAATATTAGATATGCATTGTGCACCAGGTGGGCAAACAGGAGATAATATTGATGACAGTGATGGTTATCCTTTCTTATTTGAAAATCCAGCCAGTCAGGAATTAACTAAAAGCATTTGGAAAAGAATCGCCTTGCATTATAAGGATGAAACTACAGTTATTGGATACGATTTATTGAATGAACCAATTGCGCATTATTTCGACATCAAAAAGTTAAATCCATATTTAGAACCGTTATATAAAAGCATAACAGCTGAAGTGAGAAAGGTCGACAAAAACCATTTGATATTTCTGGGAGGAGCACAATGGGATTCAAACTTTAAAATTTTCAATCAGCCATTTGACAATAAACTAGTCTATACTTTTCATAAATATTGGACGGCCACTACACAAGATGTGATACAAGATTATTTAGATTTTAGAGATAAATACAATGTGCCTATTTATGTTGGCGAAACTGGTGAAAACAAAGACCAATGGATTTTAGAGTTTAGAACATTAATGGAAAAACACAACATTAGCTGGCATTTTTGGCCATATAAAAAGATGGATGCCAAAGCAGGAATTGTTACTTTTCCAATTCCAGAAAACTATAATCTTATTATTAAATATGCCGACCAGCCTAAAAATAGTTTTGCCGATTTAAGAAAATATGCACCGACAGATAGGACTGTTATTGAAAAAGCTCTAGATCATTTGTTGGAGCAATGCAAATTTTCAAATTGTACAACGAATGATGGTTATTTAAAAGGGCTTGGCTTAAAAACTGGAAAATTCTAA
- a CDS encoding response regulator transcription factor, translating to MEKVKVFLVDDHDILMDGIEAILKDADDIVVVGKANSVEMAEQYIKVKQPDVVLTDISMGKKSGLDLTKFLQQHYPKIKVVILSMHDDYFNISTLIKAGASGYLLKNVKNEELHKAIAKVMNNETYIQQSIASKFVNGYVRDSQTEKINNLSPREIEIIRLIVEENTTIEISKRLFISEHTVETHRKNIWRKTGAKSIIGLINYAKEHQLIG from the coding sequence TTGGAAAAGGTTAAAGTTTTTTTAGTAGATGACCACGATATCTTAATGGATGGCATTGAAGCTATTTTAAAAGATGCTGATGATATTGTTGTGGTTGGCAAGGCAAATTCTGTTGAGATGGCCGAACAATACATTAAGGTTAAACAACCTGATGTAGTGTTAACGGACATCAGTATGGGTAAAAAATCGGGATTGGATTTAACCAAGTTTCTTCAGCAACACTACCCTAAAATTAAAGTTGTTATTCTTTCTATGCATGATGATTACTTTAATATCTCGACCTTAATTAAAGCTGGAGCCTCAGGTTATTTACTTAAAAATGTAAAGAACGAAGAACTGCACAAGGCTATTGCAAAAGTAATGAACAATGAAACTTACATTCAGCAATCTATAGCTTCTAAATTTGTGAATGGATATGTAAGGGATTCACAAACCGAGAAAATAAACAATTTATCTCCTCGTGAAATAGAAATAATTAGGCTTATCGTAGAAGAAAACACCACAATTGAGATAAGTAAAAGGCTTTTCATCTCTGAACATACAGTAGAAACCCATCGTAAAAATATCTGGCGTAAAACTGGCGCTAAATCTATCATCGGTCTGATTAATTATGCAAAAGAGCATCAATTAATAGGCTAA
- a CDS encoding sensor histidine kinase: protein MALQQLPFIKCKVLAIVFLVFSLSSIAFAQSAKTNAQTSNIDSLIAQVPGLMRSDKKLALQKMQQIQVLSTKANYKHGLIESAFFRSWLTYRYGSADACIKSIDSAIKNIPNISSDAAEVKFYILKGQCYVKKTQFDQAVNNFSTAIKIAERKKDFASKTGALISVGWAYMEDSKPKEAIGFFTEVLSINPEKTYSNRALVLCNIAACYNMLSNYAAAEKYALQGIEAARASGSMVDLANGLNILARSNYQRGKFDKAIIYLKEASKAREKVEDPAMLASDYLELADVYLKTKQADQAILYAKKAEAISYVNKIDLKLANSYEALAGGFTAIGDYKNAARYYQKLLAHKDSTGTGNYSKALAELQVKFATEKKVTENLKLKKENLESKLSISNKQKWLTILIAGLLGVVATALYIFYLTRSKYRTQRALEQLNEQRNKTLAVMQTEESERRRIAGDLHDGVCQMLVAASLQLKNAKGDEEKLAKIDDLLDQATAEVRAVSHQMTPELLLHYGLLMAVQQGIERLNDAQNKCKFTLFEHVEFEDVDEMLAVVMYRAFQELTNNVLKHANATEVSVHLIINEEEALLMIEDNGEGFDSKTNKFGLGLKNLESRIKLYGGSLNIDTMLGKGTTSILKFTSPTRKNVLV, encoded by the coding sequence ATGGCTCTCCAACAGTTACCATTTATTAAATGTAAAGTCTTAGCCATTGTATTTTTGGTTTTTTCATTGAGCTCAATAGCTTTTGCTCAAAGCGCCAAAACTAATGCACAAACTTCAAATATAGATTCATTAATAGCACAAGTGCCGGGTTTAATGAGGAGCGATAAAAAATTGGCGCTTCAAAAGATGCAGCAAATCCAAGTCTTATCAACAAAGGCGAATTACAAACATGGATTAATTGAAAGCGCATTTTTTCGCTCGTGGTTAACCTACAGATATGGTTCTGCAGATGCCTGTATTAAATCGATAGACAGTGCCATTAAAAACATTCCGAATATTTCAAGTGATGCAGCCGAAGTTAAATTTTACATTTTAAAAGGGCAGTGTTATGTAAAAAAGACACAGTTTGACCAAGCGGTAAATAACTTCAGCACTGCTATAAAAATAGCCGAACGCAAAAAAGATTTTGCCAGCAAAACAGGAGCCTTAATAAGCGTGGGTTGGGCTTATATGGAAGATTCGAAACCTAAAGAGGCGATTGGGTTTTTTACTGAAGTTTTAAGCATAAATCCAGAAAAAACATACAGTAACAGAGCTTTGGTTCTTTGCAATATTGCAGCTTGTTATAACATGTTATCCAATTACGCTGCTGCAGAAAAATATGCTTTGCAAGGGATTGAGGCCGCAAGAGCTTCTGGTAGTATGGTAGACTTAGCTAATGGATTAAATATTTTAGCAAGAAGTAATTACCAACGGGGGAAATTTGATAAAGCAATTATCTACTTAAAGGAGGCGAGCAAGGCAAGGGAAAAGGTAGAAGACCCAGCTATGTTGGCATCCGATTATTTAGAGCTAGCAGATGTGTACCTTAAAACAAAACAAGCTGATCAAGCTATTTTATATGCAAAAAAAGCGGAAGCGATTAGTTATGTGAATAAAATAGATTTAAAACTTGCGAATTCATACGAAGCTCTAGCTGGTGGTTTTACAGCCATCGGCGATTATAAAAACGCAGCTCGTTATTACCAAAAATTGTTGGCTCATAAAGATAGTACTGGTACAGGTAATTACAGCAAAGCGCTGGCCGAACTACAAGTAAAATTTGCCACTGAAAAGAAAGTGACAGAAAACCTAAAGCTAAAAAAGGAAAACCTAGAAAGTAAACTAAGCATTAGCAACAAACAAAAATGGCTAACTATATTAATAGCAGGCTTGCTAGGAGTAGTTGCTACCGCACTTTACATTTTTTACCTAACCAGAAGTAAATACAGGACCCAACGAGCATTAGAACAACTAAACGAGCAAAGAAATAAGACACTTGCCGTTATGCAAACTGAAGAAAGTGAGCGAAGAAGGATTGCTGGAGATTTACATGATGGGGTTTGCCAAATGTTGGTTGCCGCTTCGTTACAGTTAAAAAATGCCAAGGGCGATGAAGAGAAGTTAGCTAAAATTGATGATTTGTTAGACCAAGCAACTGCAGAAGTAAGGGCCGTTTCGCATCAAATGACTCCAGAATTGTTATTGCATTATGGATTATTAATGGCTGTGCAGCAGGGAATTGAGCGTTTAAATGATGCGCAAAATAAATGTAAATTTACTTTATTTGAGCACGTGGAGTTTGAAGATGTTGATGAAATGTTGGCAGTGGTAATGTACAGGGCATTTCAAGAATTAACCAATAATGTATTGAAACATGCAAATGCCACCGAAGTTAGTGTACACCTGATTATTAATGAGGAAGAAGCATTGTTGATGATTGAAGACAATGGGGAGGGATTTGATAGCAAAACCAATAAATTTGGATTGGGATTAAAGAATTTGGAAAGCAGGATAAAATTATACGGTGGTAGTTTAAATATTGATACGATGTTGGGAAAAGGAACAACCTCAATACTTAAGTTTACATCGCCTACGCGTAAAAATGTATTAGTTTAA
- a CDS encoding NAD(P)/FAD-dependent oxidoreductase, producing MHFKSDILIIGGGLAGLTAALHLHKAGLDVILIEKNAYPNHKVCGEYISNEVLPYLKWLGVDVESLNPTHINKLHLTTQSGKSTYTNLPLGGFGISRFTLDNYLYQLLLNRGVKVFLESVTDVQFDEELFTVKTTNNITFTANQVIGAYGKRSSLDIKLDRPFIKKKAPFLAIKAHYNGVFPDDIVALHNFKGGYCGVSKVEDDKINICYLADYETFKKHKNIESYQQYVLMKNKVLKDILERSELLFETPITISQLSFGAKEAVTNHVLMVGDAAGLIHPLCGNGMAMAFHGAKIVSETLIAYLNGDIKSRAKLEKKYTKIWNKTFNSRLKTGSILSSLLQREILTDFLINVITKMPWLLKQIIKRTHGKPLLGND from the coding sequence ATGCATTTTAAATCAGATATTTTGATAATTGGAGGTGGTTTAGCTGGATTAACGGCAGCTTTACATCTTCACAAAGCGGGTTTAGATGTTATTTTAATTGAGAAAAATGCTTACCCAAATCATAAAGTTTGCGGCGAATACATATCTAATGAAGTTTTACCCTATTTAAAATGGCTGGGAGTTGATGTAGAAAGTTTAAACCCAACTCATATTAACAAACTTCATTTAACCACTCAATCTGGAAAAAGCACTTATACAAATTTACCATTAGGTGGTTTTGGCATCAGCCGATTTACGCTTGATAATTATTTGTATCAATTATTGTTGAATAGAGGTGTTAAAGTATTTCTAGAAAGCGTAACCGATGTTCAATTTGATGAAGAATTATTTACAGTTAAAACCACAAACAACATCACCTTTACTGCTAACCAAGTAATTGGCGCCTACGGGAAACGCTCATCATTAGACATTAAATTGGATAGGCCCTTTATCAAGAAAAAAGCTCCATTTTTGGCAATCAAAGCACATTATAACGGTGTTTTCCCAGATGATATTGTCGCTCTGCATAATTTTAAAGGAGGTTATTGTGGCGTTTCAAAAGTAGAAGATGATAAAATAAACATCTGCTACTTAGCCGATTATGAAACGTTTAAAAAGCACAAAAATATAGAGTCCTATCAGCAATATGTGTTGATGAAGAACAAAGTTTTAAAGGATATTTTAGAACGCAGTGAGCTATTGTTTGAAACACCAATAACTATTAGTCAGCTATCTTTTGGAGCTAAAGAAGCCGTTACCAATCACGTTTTAATGGTTGGAGATGCAGCAGGTCTCATTCATCCACTTTGTGGAAATGGAATGGCGATGGCTTTTCACGGCGCCAAAATAGTTTCGGAGACTTTAATAGCTTACCTTAACGGAGATATAAAATCCAGAGCTAAGCTTGAAAAAAAATATACCAAAATCTGGAACAAAACATTTAACTCAAGGTTAAAGACTGGAAGTATTTTGTCTAGCTTGCTGCAAAGAGAAATACTCACCGACTTTTTAATTAACGTGATTACAAAAATGCCTTGGTTATTAAAGCAAATTATTAAACGAACCCACGGCAAACCTTTACTAGGCAATGATTGA
- a CDS encoding methyltransferase domain-containing protein, with amino-acid sequence MIDTKYRSDAPEIMDDFNMEGEILRDALDKIASINRLLGGNKVTLDGVKSLTKKKPKEQIIRITDIGCGSGDMLRALADYAKKHQLKFLLKGIDANGFTIDYARKLSANHENISYECKDIFNDENEECDIMLCTLTLHHFKDEEILNFLKNYMQLAKVGIVINDLNRNKMAYYLFKALCFAFGLNDMSREDGLVSILRGFKKADLLAYSKALKPKYFSIKWKWAFRYQWIIKTA; translated from the coding sequence ATGATTGATACCAAATACAGAAGCGATGCCCCCGAAATAATGGATGATTTTAATATGGAAGGGGAAATATTAAGAGATGCATTAGACAAAATTGCAAGCATTAACAGGCTGTTGGGCGGAAATAAGGTGACGTTAGATGGCGTGAAATCGTTAACTAAAAAGAAACCTAAAGAGCAAATTATTCGTATTACAGATATAGGTTGCGGCAGCGGCGATATGTTAAGGGCTTTGGCAGATTATGCTAAAAAACATCAGCTTAAATTTTTGTTGAAGGGAATTGATGCTAATGGTTTTACGATAGATTACGCAAGGAAACTATCTGCTAATCATGAGAACATTAGTTACGAATGCAAAGATATTTTTAATGATGAAAATGAAGAATGTGACATTATGCTTTGCACTTTAACCTTACATCATTTTAAGGATGAAGAAATTTTAAACTTTTTGAAAAACTATATGCAACTGGCAAAGGTTGGTATAGTAATTAATGATTTGAATAGGAACAAAATGGCTTATTATCTATTTAAAGCCTTATGTTTCGCGTTTGGATTAAACGATATGTCTAGAGAAGATGGGTTAGTTTCGATACTTAGAGGATTTAAAAAAGCTGATTTATTGGCTTACTCAAAAGCCTTGAAACCAAAATACTTTTCTATTAAATGGAAGTGGGCTTTCCGTTACCAATGGATAATTAAAACAGCATGA
- a CDS encoding type III polyketide synthase, translating to MSVKVKAISKALPKYSRSKEELMPFFDVWLKGQEPRFVRKVLKIFENAGVDRRYAFLSPEEVFSDLSFEERNEIYIREGIKYGAECLTSALEKANWKAEDLDYIITVSCTGIMIPSLDAYLINELNLRQDIVRLPVTEMGCAAGVSGMIYAKNFLRSNPNKRAAVVAVESPSATFQLKDYSMANIVSAAIFGDGAACVLMSSYDEDEGPAIIAEEMYHFYNAEEMMGFKMTNTGLQMVLDQKVPETIAENFPNIIHPFLAKHGLEIKDIDHLIFHPGGKKIVQIVEELFADLGKNINETKEVLRLYGNMSSATILYVLERFIDLKPNVGDTGLMLSFGPGFSAQRILLQW from the coding sequence ATGAGCGTAAAAGTTAAAGCGATAAGCAAGGCATTGCCTAAATATTCAAGGTCTAAGGAAGAGTTGATGCCATTTTTTGACGTTTGGTTAAAAGGACAAGAGCCTCGGTTTGTAAGAAAAGTATTAAAGATATTTGAAAATGCTGGTGTTGATAGACGTTACGCTTTTTTATCTCCAGAAGAAGTTTTTAGCGATTTAAGTTTCGAGGAACGAAACGAAATCTATATCAGGGAAGGCATCAAATATGGCGCTGAATGTTTAACCTCCGCATTGGAAAAGGCAAATTGGAAGGCTGAAGATTTAGATTATATCATCACGGTAAGTTGCACTGGAATTATGATTCCATCCCTTGATGCGTATTTAATTAATGAACTTAATTTACGCCAAGATATAGTAAGGTTACCTGTTACAGAAATGGGTTGTGCGGCTGGTGTATCTGGAATGATTTATGCCAAGAATTTTTTAAGGTCTAACCCTAACAAACGAGCTGCCGTTGTTGCGGTAGAATCTCCATCAGCCACTTTTCAACTGAAAGATTATTCGATGGCAAACATTGTTAGTGCTGCCATTTTTGGCGATGGAGCTGCTTGTGTTTTGATGAGTTCTTATGATGAAGATGAAGGTCCAGCAATAATAGCGGAGGAAATGTATCACTTTTACAATGCTGAAGAAATGATGGGTTTTAAGATGACGAATACAGGTTTACAAATGGTTTTAGACCAGAAGGTACCTGAAACCATAGCAGAGAATTTTCCAAATATCATTCATCCCTTTTTGGCAAAACACGGCTTAGAAATTAAGGATATCGACCATTTAATTTTTCATCCGGGTGGTAAAAAAATTGTACAAATTGTAGAGGAATTATTTGCTGATTTAGGTAAAAACATTAACGAAACTAAAGAGGTTTTAAGGTTATACGGCAACATGTCTAGCGCCACTATTTTATATGTGTTAGAAAGATTTATCGATTTAAAACCAAATGTTGGAGATACAGGTTTAATGCTTAGCTTTGGTCCAGGCTTCTCCGCACAGCGGATTTTATTGCAGTGGTAA
- a CDS encoding 3-hydroxyacyl-ACP dehydratase FabZ family protein, with protein MTKQEILTHLPYQKPFLFVDEILEVDENSIKGTFTFHKDLYFYEGHFKDYPVTPGVILTETMAQIGLACLGAYLMAPSELVVMMTSSKIDFLRPVFPSEKVTVTSKKNYYRFNKLSCNVVMENEAGEVVCKGEIAGMSMVKPHG; from the coding sequence ATGACGAAACAAGAAATTTTAACGCATCTCCCTTATCAAAAACCTTTTCTGTTTGTAGATGAAATTCTAGAAGTTGATGAAAATAGCATAAAAGGCACCTTCACTTTTCACAAGGATTTATATTTTTATGAAGGTCATTTTAAGGATTATCCAGTTACACCAGGGGTGATTTTAACGGAGACCATGGCACAAATTGGCTTGGCTTGTTTAGGTGCTTATTTAATGGCTCCATCAGAGCTTGTAGTGATGATGACTTCAAGTAAAATAGATTTTTTAAGACCAGTCTTTCCATCAGAAAAGGTAACCGTAACGAGTAAAAAAAACTATTACAGATTCAATAAATTAAGCTGTAATGTCGTTATGGAAAATGAAGCTGGAGAAGTTGTTTGTAAAGGTGAAATTGCTGGTATGTCAATGGTAAAACCACATGGATAG
- a CDS encoding beta-ketoacyl-[acyl-carrier-protein] synthase family protein, whose translation MDRRVVITGLGVVSPNGINVADFTHAIKNGISGIRHDQELKDLNFSCQIVGEPQIPEGYLLNYFTPLELRNLKSSGIEYGVIAGLDAWKDAGLELPTEDEPDWDSGTIFGTGTSGVDKFRIGIDIIDNGQVRKLGSGTVVQTMASGVSAFLGGKLGLGNMVTTNSSACSTGTEAVILAYERIKNGQAERMLAGSTSDKGPYIWGGFDAMRVCTYKHNEEPEKGSRPMSASASGFVPSVGAGALVLESLDSALKRGAKIYAEILGGNINSGGQRGLGSMTAPNPVAVQRCITEAMKSAGIKPEEIDTINGHLTATSKDSLEIENWAKALNRYGNDFPYINTVKSMIGHSLSGTGSIECVASVLQIDQDFIFPNINCEDLHPEIEELIDKSRIPTTLINKKISTLAKANFGFGDVNACIIFKKYNNE comes from the coding sequence ATGGATAGAAGAGTAGTAATTACAGGATTAGGAGTTGTTTCTCCAAATGGAATAAATGTAGCTGATTTTACACATGCTATAAAAAATGGTATATCGGGAATTAGGCACGACCAAGAGCTAAAAGATTTGAATTTTTCTTGTCAGATTGTTGGCGAGCCGCAAATACCTGAAGGCTATTTATTAAATTACTTTACTCCTCTTGAGTTAAGAAACTTAAAAAGCTCAGGAATTGAATATGGCGTAATTGCTGGCCTAGATGCCTGGAAAGATGCAGGATTAGAGCTGCCAACTGAAGATGAGCCTGATTGGGACAGCGGTACCATTTTCGGCACTGGAACATCTGGTGTTGATAAATTTAGAATAGGTATAGATATAATTGATAATGGACAAGTTAGAAAACTAGGAAGTGGAACCGTAGTGCAAACCATGGCAAGTGGGGTTAGTGCTTTCTTAGGTGGCAAACTAGGTTTAGGGAATATGGTAACTACTAATTCGTCTGCTTGTTCTACTGGTACAGAGGCTGTTATTTTGGCTTATGAACGTATTAAAAACGGGCAGGCAGAAAGAATGTTAGCAGGAAGTACAAGCGATAAAGGCCCTTACATTTGGGGCGGATTTGATGCAATGCGGGTTTGCACCTACAAGCATAACGAGGAGCCAGAAAAAGGCAGTAGACCAATGAGTGCATCCGCTAGTGGATTTGTACCTAGTGTTGGTGCTGGTGCCTTAGTTTTAGAATCTTTGGATAGCGCCTTAAAAAGAGGCGCTAAAATTTATGCTGAGATATTAGGTGGCAATATCAATTCTGGCGGTCAACGTGGTTTAGGTTCTATGACTGCGCCAAACCCTGTAGCTGTACAAAGATGTATTACTGAAGCGATGAAAAGTGCAGGCATCAAACCTGAAGAAATTGACACAATAAATGGTCACTTAACAGCAACTTCAAAGGATTCTTTAGAAATAGAGAACTGGGCAAAAGCATTAAATAGATACGGCAATGATTTTCCTTACATCAATACGGTAAAATCTATGATTGGTCATTCTTTAAGCGGAACTGGAAGTATTGAATGTGTGGCATCTGTTTTACAAATTGACCAAGACTTTATCTTTCCAAATATCAATTGCGAAGATTTACACCCAGAAATTGAAGAATTAATTGACAAAAGTCGCATCCCAACAACCTTAATAAATAAAAAAATATCGACATTAGCGAAAGCAAATTTTGGCTTTGGCGATGTAAATGCCTGTATCATTTTTAAAAAATATAATAATGAATAA
- a CDS encoding acyl carrier protein codes for MNNDQIINDLKEIITPYTDHKEALETLTENTDLLIDLKINSANLVDIILDIEEKFGIEIDNDSMTKMINVKETIAVIKEKLAANAG; via the coding sequence ATGAATAACGATCAAATAATTAACGATTTAAAAGAAATAATTACCCCATATACCGATCATAAAGAAGCTTTAGAAACTTTAACTGAAAACACCGATTTGTTAATCGATTTAAAAATTAACTCTGCAAACTTGGTTGATATCATTTTAGATATTGAGGAGAAATTTGGTATTGAGATAGATAATGATTCGATGACAAAAATGATAAATGTGAAAGAAACCATTGCAGTTATCAAAGAAAAGTTAGCAGCTAATGCTGGGTAA
- a CDS encoding 4'-phosphopantetheinyl transferase superfamily protein: MLGNDIVDLKLATTQSNWRRKGYLDKLFSSQEQQEILNSSNPETMVWLFWSMKEAAYKIVNRETKERFYSPKKFNVTSYGNDGIVTFEGKTFYTKSEIKDNLIHTIAAAKAENLNHIQSSFLANADDYLSDFNSKSEHYTLEKDANGIPSIVDKTNGKSHFASVSHHGRYLSVVSDITTQ; this comes from the coding sequence ATGCTGGGTAATGACATTGTTGACCTTAAATTAGCCACTACACAAAGTAACTGGCGGAGAAAAGGTTATTTAGACAAGCTTTTCTCTTCTCAAGAACAACAAGAGATTCTGAACTCTTCAAATCCAGAAACAATGGTTTGGCTATTTTGGAGTATGAAAGAAGCAGCTTACAAAATCGTTAATCGCGAAACCAAAGAGCGATTTTATAGTCCTAAAAAGTTTAATGTTACAAGCTATGGAAATGATGGCATTGTGACCTTTGAAGGCAAAACATTTTATACTAAAAGTGAGATTAAGGATAATTTAATTCATACTATCGCAGCTGCAAAGGCTGAAAATCTAAATCATATTCAATCTTCTTTCTTAGCAAATGCCGATGATTACCTATCAGATTTTAATTCGAAATCCGAGCATTATACTTTAGAGAAAGATGCAAATGGTATTCCAAGTATAGTTGATAAAACGAATGGAAAAAGTCATTTTGCTTCTGTTAGCCATCATGGGAGATATTTGTCGGTTGTTTCTGATATTACTACTCAATAG
- a CDS encoding energy transducer TonB encodes MKLKLDLRTYLTYILVATIAILTTSINALGQSKLVSKTTEKIECVTKFDTLLNRNYYIMADKMPFFQEGEGVMFRIIAKNLKWPNAECCIQGTVYVSFIVESNGRLSNKKIQKSPFKDNDFCSPNKEALKVLDYLPRWNAGICNGKKVAVLYILPIKFVLK; translated from the coding sequence TTGAAACTAAAACTGGATTTGAGAACATATCTTACTTACATATTGGTTGCAACAATAGCAATCCTAACAACATCTATAAATGCTCTAGGGCAGTCAAAATTAGTTAGTAAAACAACCGAAAAAATAGAATGTGTCACAAAATTTGACACCCTTCTAAATAGGAATTATTATATTATGGCTGATAAAATGCCATTCTTCCAAGAAGGGGAAGGTGTTATGTTTAGAATAATTGCAAAAAATCTAAAGTGGCCAAATGCAGAATGTTGCATTCAGGGAACAGTTTATGTTTCATTTATTGTCGAGTCAAATGGCAGACTTTCTAATAAAAAAATTCAAAAAAGCCCTTTTAAGGATAATGATTTTTGTTCCCCTAACAAAGAGGCGCTTAAAGTTCTAGATTATTTGCCTCGATGGAATGCTGGCATATGTAATGGCAAAAAAGTTGCTGTTTTATACATTCTTCCAATTAAGTTTGTTCTGAAGTAA